In Apis cerana isolate GH-2021 linkage group LG5, AcerK_1.0, whole genome shotgun sequence, a single genomic region encodes these proteins:
- the LOC108001354 gene encoding C-1-tetrahydrofolate synthase, cytoplasmic isoform X1: MTRILQTFKYFHRIMSTDVRGIILSGTELAKEIRENITKDVKALKEKISNFVPNLAIVQVGGREDSNVYIRMKIKAANDIGIVVDHVKLPNTITEIELINKVNKLNQDPNIHGIIVQMPLDSINKINSNMITDLVLPEKDVDGLNTINEGRVAIGDMSGFLPCTPNGCIELIKKSGVSIAGAQAVVLGRSKIVGTPISELLKWHNATVTVCHSKTKNLPQIVSQADILVVGIGQPQMVKGNWIKPGAVVIDCGINSIPDSTKNSGQRLVGDVDYEEAVKIASYITPVPGGVGPMTVAMLMKNTVISAQRAAEKILNKKWKLRILKINPQNPVPNDIIISRNQEPKPITTLAEEIGLLPNEISPYGSKKAKISLNVLKRLKHQPNGKLVVVAGITPTPFGEGKSTTSVGLVQALTAHRDKNSFVTLRQPSQGPTFGVKGGAAGGGYSQVIPMEEFNLHLTGDIHAVTAANNLLAAQIDARYFHECTQTDEALYNRLVPTIKNERKFSKIQLKRLKKLGIAKTDPNSLTEEEKRKFARLDIDPENITWTRVVDINDRFLRKITIGENPTEKGKTRQTSFCISVGSEIMAILALSTSVDDMKQRLGNIVVAFNKNGEPLTAEDFGMTGAMAILLKDAIEPTLMQTLEGTPVMVHTGPFANIAHGCSSIIADAIALKLVGPEGIVVTEAGFGSDIGMEKFFNIKCRTSRHIPNAIVLVATVRALKMHGGGPPVTTGAPLKKEYLEENLDLIRKGLPNLQKHISNGIKFGIPVIVAINVHTTDTQSELELIKKAAMESGAIDAIVCDHWTKGGAGATALADAVIAATNKHYNFKVLYDLNINIEEKINIIAKEIYGAGQVILADKVQKKIEKYNKLGYDTLPLCMAKTSNSLTGDPSIKGAPIGFTLNITDIFVSVGAGFIVPMVGEIMMMPGLSTRPSIYDMDWNNETNEIEGLF; this comes from the exons atgacacGAATATTGCAAACTTTCAA ATATTTTCATAGAATTATGTCGACAGATGTACGAGGAATTATATTATCCGGCACTGAATTAGCGaa GGAAATTCGTGAAAACATAACAAAAGATGTGAAggcattgaaagaaaaaatatcaaactttGTACCTAATTTAGCGATCGTTCAAGTAGGCGGTCGAGAAGAttcaaatgtttatataagaatgaaaataaaagcaGCAAATGATATTGGAATTGTTGTAGATCATGTGAAATTACCAAACACTATCacagaaatagaattaataaacaaagtgaataaattaaatcaagatCCAAATATACATGGTATTATTGTACAAATGCCACTTGAttctatcaataaaattaattcaaatatgattACTGATTTAGTATTACCCGAAAAAGATGTAGATGG ATTGAATACAATCAATGAAGGAAGAGTAGCAATTGGTGATATGTCGGGATTTTTACCATGCACACCAAATGGGTGTattgaattaatcaaaaa GAGCGGTGTATCAATCGCAGGAGCTCAAGCTGTAGTTTTAGGTAGAAGTAAAATCGTTGGTACACCTATATCTGAACTTTTGAAATGGCATAACGCAACTGTAACAGTGTGccattcaaaaacaaaaaatcttcCACAAATT gTCTCACAAGCTGATATCTTAGTAGTTGGTATAGGGCAACCTCAGATGGTTAAAGGAAATTGGATTAAACCGGGCGCAGTTGTAATTGATTGTGGAATCAATTCTATTCCAG ACTCTACAAAGAATAGTGGACAACGTTTAGTGGGCGATGTTGATTACGAAGAAGCTGTGAAAATAGCTTCATATATTACGCCTGTACCTGGAGGCGTTGGTCCAATGACTGTAGCTATGTTGATGAAAAATACAGTAATATCTGCACAAAGAGCagctgaaaaaatattaaataaaaaatggaaactgagaattttaaaaatcaatcctCAAAACCCGGTACCTAATgacataataatttcaagaaatcaaGAACCTAAACCAATCACGACTTTAGCTGAAGAAATTGGTTTGCTCCCTAATGAAATCAGTCCTTATGGAAGTAAAAAAGCAAAGATTAGCTTGAATgttttaaaacgattaaaacaTCAACCAAATGGAAAACTCGTAGTGGTTGCTGGTATCACACCAACACCTTTCGGTGAAGGTAAAAGTACGACATCAGTAGGTTTAGTGCAAGCATTAACTGCacatagagataaaaattcatttgtaacTTTACGGCAACCTAGTCAAGGACCTACGTTTGGAGTGAAAGGTGGAGCTGCAGGTGGAGGATACTCACAG gTCATTCctatggaagaatttaatttacatttaactgGTGATATTCATGCTGTAACTGCagccaataatttattagcagCACAAATCGATGCTCGATATTTTCACGAATGTACTCAAACTGATGAAGCTCTTTATAATCGTCTTGTAccaacaattaaaaatgaaagaaaattttcaaaaatacaattgaaacgtttaaaaaaactaGGTATTGCAAAAACTGATCCAAATAGTTTaactgaagaagaaaaaagaaaatttgcaaGATTAGATATCGATCCAGAAAATATCACTTGGACTCgag tggTTGATATAAATGATCGATTTTTACGCAAAATTACAATTGGTGAAAATCCAACTGAGAAAGGTAAAACACGACAAACATCATTTTGCATTTCTGTTGGTTCAGAAATAATGGCAATACTTGCATTATCAACTAGTGTCGATGACATGAAACAGAGACTTGGTAATATAGTAGTTGCTTTCAACAAAAATGGAGAACCTTTAACCGCCGAAGATTTT ggTATGACTGGAGCAATGGCAATTCTATTAAAAGATGCCATTGAACCGACACTTATGCAAACTTTAGAAGGAACACCAGTAATGGTTCATACTGGGCCATTTGCAAATATCGCACACGGTTGTAGTTCTATCATTGCGGATGctattgcattaaaattagTTGGTCCCGAAGGTATCGTAGTAACCGAAGCTGGATTCGGTTCTGATattggaatggaaaaattttttaatattaaatgtcgGACATCTAGACATATACCAAATGCTATTGTGCTCGTTGCAACTGTTAGAGCATTAAAAATGCATGGTGGTGGACCTCCCGTAACAACTGGTGctccattaaaaaaagaatatctcgaagaaaatcttgatttaattagaaaaggtCTTCCAAATCTTCAGAAGCATATTAgtaatggaattaaatttgGCATTCCAGTAATTGTTGCCATTAACGTTCATAc tacTGATACCCAATctgaattagaattaataaaaaaagctgCAATGGAAAGTGGTGCAATTGATGCAATTGTATGTGATCACTGGACAAAAGGTGGTGCAGGTGCTACGGCACTTGCAGATGCAGTTATAGCTGCCACAAATaagcattataattttaaagtattatatgatcttaatattaatattgaagaaaaaataaatatcattgctAAAGAAATATATGGAGCTGGACAAGTTATTCTTGCAGACAAA
- the LOC108001354 gene encoding C-1-tetrahydrofolate synthase, cytoplasmic isoform X2: MSTDVRGIILSGTELAKEIRENITKDVKALKEKISNFVPNLAIVQVGGREDSNVYIRMKIKAANDIGIVVDHVKLPNTITEIELINKVNKLNQDPNIHGIIVQMPLDSINKINSNMITDLVLPEKDVDGLNTINEGRVAIGDMSGFLPCTPNGCIELIKKSGVSIAGAQAVVLGRSKIVGTPISELLKWHNATVTVCHSKTKNLPQIVSQADILVVGIGQPQMVKGNWIKPGAVVIDCGINSIPDSTKNSGQRLVGDVDYEEAVKIASYITPVPGGVGPMTVAMLMKNTVISAQRAAEKILNKKWKLRILKINPQNPVPNDIIISRNQEPKPITTLAEEIGLLPNEISPYGSKKAKISLNVLKRLKHQPNGKLVVVAGITPTPFGEGKSTTSVGLVQALTAHRDKNSFVTLRQPSQGPTFGVKGGAAGGGYSQVIPMEEFNLHLTGDIHAVTAANNLLAAQIDARYFHECTQTDEALYNRLVPTIKNERKFSKIQLKRLKKLGIAKTDPNSLTEEEKRKFARLDIDPENITWTRVVDINDRFLRKITIGENPTEKGKTRQTSFCISVGSEIMAILALSTSVDDMKQRLGNIVVAFNKNGEPLTAEDFGMTGAMAILLKDAIEPTLMQTLEGTPVMVHTGPFANIAHGCSSIIADAIALKLVGPEGIVVTEAGFGSDIGMEKFFNIKCRTSRHIPNAIVLVATVRALKMHGGGPPVTTGAPLKKEYLEENLDLIRKGLPNLQKHISNGIKFGIPVIVAINVHTTDTQSELELIKKAAMESGAIDAIVCDHWTKGGAGATALADAVIAATNKHYNFKVLYDLNINIEEKINIIAKEIYGAGQVILADKVQKKIEKYNKLGYDTLPLCMAKTSNSLTGDPSIKGAPIGFTLNITDIFVSVGAGFIVPMVGEIMMMPGLSTRPSIYDMDWNNETNEIEGLF; this comes from the exons ATGTCGACAGATGTACGAGGAATTATATTATCCGGCACTGAATTAGCGaa GGAAATTCGTGAAAACATAACAAAAGATGTGAAggcattgaaagaaaaaatatcaaactttGTACCTAATTTAGCGATCGTTCAAGTAGGCGGTCGAGAAGAttcaaatgtttatataagaatgaaaataaaagcaGCAAATGATATTGGAATTGTTGTAGATCATGTGAAATTACCAAACACTATCacagaaatagaattaataaacaaagtgaataaattaaatcaagatCCAAATATACATGGTATTATTGTACAAATGCCACTTGAttctatcaataaaattaattcaaatatgattACTGATTTAGTATTACCCGAAAAAGATGTAGATGG ATTGAATACAATCAATGAAGGAAGAGTAGCAATTGGTGATATGTCGGGATTTTTACCATGCACACCAAATGGGTGTattgaattaatcaaaaa GAGCGGTGTATCAATCGCAGGAGCTCAAGCTGTAGTTTTAGGTAGAAGTAAAATCGTTGGTACACCTATATCTGAACTTTTGAAATGGCATAACGCAACTGTAACAGTGTGccattcaaaaacaaaaaatcttcCACAAATT gTCTCACAAGCTGATATCTTAGTAGTTGGTATAGGGCAACCTCAGATGGTTAAAGGAAATTGGATTAAACCGGGCGCAGTTGTAATTGATTGTGGAATCAATTCTATTCCAG ACTCTACAAAGAATAGTGGACAACGTTTAGTGGGCGATGTTGATTACGAAGAAGCTGTGAAAATAGCTTCATATATTACGCCTGTACCTGGAGGCGTTGGTCCAATGACTGTAGCTATGTTGATGAAAAATACAGTAATATCTGCACAAAGAGCagctgaaaaaatattaaataaaaaatggaaactgagaattttaaaaatcaatcctCAAAACCCGGTACCTAATgacataataatttcaagaaatcaaGAACCTAAACCAATCACGACTTTAGCTGAAGAAATTGGTTTGCTCCCTAATGAAATCAGTCCTTATGGAAGTAAAAAAGCAAAGATTAGCTTGAATgttttaaaacgattaaaacaTCAACCAAATGGAAAACTCGTAGTGGTTGCTGGTATCACACCAACACCTTTCGGTGAAGGTAAAAGTACGACATCAGTAGGTTTAGTGCAAGCATTAACTGCacatagagataaaaattcatttgtaacTTTACGGCAACCTAGTCAAGGACCTACGTTTGGAGTGAAAGGTGGAGCTGCAGGTGGAGGATACTCACAG gTCATTCctatggaagaatttaatttacatttaactgGTGATATTCATGCTGTAACTGCagccaataatttattagcagCACAAATCGATGCTCGATATTTTCACGAATGTACTCAAACTGATGAAGCTCTTTATAATCGTCTTGTAccaacaattaaaaatgaaagaaaattttcaaaaatacaattgaaacgtttaaaaaaactaGGTATTGCAAAAACTGATCCAAATAGTTTaactgaagaagaaaaaagaaaatttgcaaGATTAGATATCGATCCAGAAAATATCACTTGGACTCgag tggTTGATATAAATGATCGATTTTTACGCAAAATTACAATTGGTGAAAATCCAACTGAGAAAGGTAAAACACGACAAACATCATTTTGCATTTCTGTTGGTTCAGAAATAATGGCAATACTTGCATTATCAACTAGTGTCGATGACATGAAACAGAGACTTGGTAATATAGTAGTTGCTTTCAACAAAAATGGAGAACCTTTAACCGCCGAAGATTTT ggTATGACTGGAGCAATGGCAATTCTATTAAAAGATGCCATTGAACCGACACTTATGCAAACTTTAGAAGGAACACCAGTAATGGTTCATACTGGGCCATTTGCAAATATCGCACACGGTTGTAGTTCTATCATTGCGGATGctattgcattaaaattagTTGGTCCCGAAGGTATCGTAGTAACCGAAGCTGGATTCGGTTCTGATattggaatggaaaaattttttaatattaaatgtcgGACATCTAGACATATACCAAATGCTATTGTGCTCGTTGCAACTGTTAGAGCATTAAAAATGCATGGTGGTGGACCTCCCGTAACAACTGGTGctccattaaaaaaagaatatctcgaagaaaatcttgatttaattagaaaaggtCTTCCAAATCTTCAGAAGCATATTAgtaatggaattaaatttgGCATTCCAGTAATTGTTGCCATTAACGTTCATAc tacTGATACCCAATctgaattagaattaataaaaaaagctgCAATGGAAAGTGGTGCAATTGATGCAATTGTATGTGATCACTGGACAAAAGGTGGTGCAGGTGCTACGGCACTTGCAGATGCAGTTATAGCTGCCACAAATaagcattataattttaaagtattatatgatcttaatattaatattgaagaaaaaataaatatcattgctAAAGAAATATATGGAGCTGGACAAGTTATTCTTGCAGACAAA